In Cicer arietinum cultivar CDC Frontier isolate Library 1 chromosome 7, Cicar.CDCFrontier_v2.0, whole genome shotgun sequence, a single window of DNA contains:
- the LOC101493368 gene encoding uncharacterized protein, with product MDKEWTKLSRESKEYQNGVDFFLDYAYTKGKPRGKEISCPCAKCYNTNWFTRKVRHGEEIRKPNDLNDDHVNDEEDQIDELLFERFRDVIQEECEFNEGLNEDAKKFYNLVEEAKQELYPGCKNFSKFSFTIRLYLLKCLYGWSNESFNALLELLKEVMPSLNIPDTFNKTKGMIKDLGLDYKKIDACPNDCMIYWKNYENETSCHVCGAPRWKEIAEGNHQVGKNHESYKVSDKILRHFPLIPRLQRLFMCSKTTSSLWWHEEERSKDGKLRHPADGEAWKEFDKRPPDFA from the exons ATGGACAAGGAATGGACAAAATTGTCTAGAGAGAGTAAAGAGTATCAAAACGGTGTAGATTTTTTCCTAGATTATGCATACACCAAAGGAAAACCTCGTGGAAAAGAGATTTCGTGTCCATGTGCTAAATGTTACAACACCAATTGGTTCACAAGGAAG GTTCGTCATGGTGAAGAGATAAGAAAACCCAATGATCTTAATGATGATCATGTGAATGATGAAGAGGATCAAATTGATGAACTACTTTTTGAAAGATTTAGAGATGTTATACAAGAAGAATGTGAATTTAATGAAGGCCTCAACGAAGATGCAAAAAAGTTTTATAATCTAGTCGAAGAAGCCAAACAAGAGTTATATCCGGGTTGCAAAAACTTCTCAAAATTTTCGTTCACAATTCGGCTATATTTATTGAAGTGTTTGTATGGTTGGAGCAATGAATCATTTAATGCTCTCTTAGAATTGTTGAAAGAAGTTATGCCTTCACTGAACATCCCCGATACGTTCAATAAAACTAAAGGCATGATAAAGGACTTAGGGCTGGATTATAAAAAGATCGATGCTTGCCCTAATGATTGCATGATctattggaaaaattatgagaatGAAACATCTTGCCATGTTTGTGGTGCTCCACGTTGGAAGGAAATTGCCGAAGGAAACCATCAAGTTGGAAAAAATCACGAATCTTATAAAGTTTCAGATAAAATATTAAGACATTTTCCCTTGATTCCTAGACTTCAAAGGTTGTTTATGTGTTCAAAGACGACTAGCTCATTATGGTGGCATGAAGAAGAGCGTTCGAAAGATGGGAAGTTGAGGCATCCTGCAGATGGGGAAGCATGGAAAGAATTTGATAAACGCCCTCCAGACTTTGCTTAG
- the LOC140918755 gene encoding uncharacterized protein has protein sequence MCSKTASSLRWHEEERSKDGKLRHPADGEAWKEFDKRPPDFALDSRNIILGLSSNGFNPFRTTNVSHSTWPVLLIPYNFPPWCCMKAKYSMLSLLIPGPQSPENNIDVYLQPLIEELKVLWDLGVETYDASLKQTFQMRANLQDMGIRKKLHLKELDQGKKIVFAKACFSMTAKEKTTFCSVLKKAKIPDGCASNISKCVQLAERKVSGYKSHDAHFMLHYLLQVAVRSAMSNQKVIEVADLDILQTEIVETLCQLETIFPPSFFDIMVHLPIHLVNEVILGRPAQFRWMYFTERYLGKLKSYVRNKSRPEGSIAEGYLVEECLTFCSRYLHSGVETRFSRMTRNSDTCDLGHPIGGKKKGEGTYLDCNEHENEDVNVNKIKRWSKAKSQGLDFVEWFKKRALLSDVSDKLKKLSRGPNKISRHFSGYVINGYRFHTKHCDARRKTQNSGVTLMAVTKSFASTKDENPIVQSIAYYGSITEIVEVDYYGMLKFVLFRCDWFEVEEDKFGLTCVYFNKRCYMDDPFVLASQVHQCFYIQDPSNPNRHYVMKSIPMEFFNLNEQSNSNGQQPYQCDSSDHPINLAASDETREVEFVRNDIPPTIIVNSLRGSDEKESDDDSSFDETHLDYFIIH, from the exons ATGTGTTCAAAGACGGCTAGCTCATTAAGGTGGCATGAAGAAGAGCGTTCGAAAGATGGGAAGTTGAGGCATCCTGCAGATGGGGAAGCATGGAAAGAATTTGATAAACGCCCTCCAGACTTTGCTTTAGACTCACGTAATATAATACTTGGATTATCCAGCAACGGATTTAATCCCTTCAGAACTACGAATGTGTCTCATAGTACCTGGCCTGTGTTATTAATACCATATAACTTTCCACCTTGGTGTTGCATGAAGGCTAAGTATTCGATGTTGTCTTTATTAATACCTGGACCACAATCGCCAGAGAATAATATTGATGTGTACCTTCAACCATTGATTGAAGAGCTAAAGGTGTTATGGGATTTGGGAGTAGAAACATATGATGCATCACTAAAGCAAACATTCCAAATGCGAGCAA ATTTACAAGACATGGGCATTAGAAAGAAACTTCACCTTaaagagttagatcaaggtaaAAAGATAGTGTTTGCAAAAGCATGTTTTTCCATGACTGCAAAGGaaaagactactttttgttctgtACTAAAAAAAGCAAAAATACCTGATGGATGTGCTTCAAACATTTCAAAATGTGTTCAACTTGCTGAAAGAAAAGTTAGTGGATATAAGAGTCATGATGCACATTTCATGTTGCATTACTTGCTTCAAGTAGCTGTTAGAAGTGCAATGTCTAACCAG AAGGTGATTGAGGTGGCTGATTTGGACATTTTGCAAACTGAGATTGTAGAAACACTTTGCCAATTGGAGACAATTTTCCCCCCGAGTTtctttgatataatggttcattTGCCAATACATTTGGTGAATGAGGTAATATTGGGACGGCCTGCTCAATTTCGATGGATGTACTTTACAGAAAGATATTTAGGAAAGTTGAAGAGTTATGTTCGTAATAAAAGTCGTCCTGAGGGTTCTATTGCTGAGGGTTACTTGGTTGAAGAGTGCTTGACATTTTGCTCGCGATACTTGCATAGTGGTGTGGAGACAAGGTTTAGTAGAATGACAAGGAATAGTGATACATGTGATCTTGGTCATCCTATTGGGGGAAAGAAAAAAGGTGAAGGAACTTATTTGGATTGCAA TGAGCATGAAAATGAAGATGTAAatgtgaataaaataaaaaggtggAGTAAAGCAAAAAGTCAAGGGTTAGATTTTGTCGAATGGTTTAAGAAGCGTGCCTTGTTAAGCGATGTATCTGACAAACTTAAGAAGCTATCAAGAGGACCAAATAAAATTTCAAGACATTTTTCTGGCTATGTAATTAATGGATACAGGTTTCATACAAAACACTGTGATGCTAGACGTAAAACACAAAATAGTGGTGTGACACTAATGGCAGTAACTAAAAGTTTTGCAAGTACCAAAGATGAAAATCCAATAGTACAATCAATAGCTTACTATGGATCAATTACTGAAATAGTTGAGGTTGATTATTATGGTATGTTGAAGTTTGTGTTATTTAGATGTGATTGGTTTGAAGTTGAAGAAGACAAGTTTGGCTTGACTTGTGTTTACTTTAACAAGAGATGCTACATGGACGATCCTTTTGTATTGGCATCTCAAGTCCACCAATGCTTCTACATTCAAGATCCTTCTAATCCAAATAGACATTATGTTATGAAGTCTATTCCTATGGAATTTTTTAACTTGAACGAACAATCAAATTCAAATGGCCAACAACCATATCAATGTGATTCATCTGACCATCCAATTAATCTAGCTGCAAGCGATGAGACTCGTGAAGTTGAATTTGTTAGGAATGATATTCCACCAACGATTATTGTTAATTCTTTACGTGGGTCGGATGAAAAAGAATCTGATGACGATTCTAGTTTTGATGAGACTCATTTGgactattttattattcattaa